CGCTACACGCTCTACCTCTACAGCGAGGACGGCTGCGTCGGCGAGCTCATCAAGCTTCATCCGAACCACGACAGGGCTGACCTCGCTTACTACTTCGTGAACGATGATGCTGAGAGCTACGCCGTCAGGGACGAGTGAGGTTGTCCGACGCTCAGTGCCGGCCGCGGGGAGAGGCATGGTCATATCGGCGGCCGGCTTCACTCGCGGCCCCTTTCGACGGGCGGGCGCGAGTTCGCACGCGCCAACCTGTGCGACCGCGCCGCCGATCATGCCGCAGCGAGCCGGCCCGTGTGCGACTGGTGCGCGGCAAGGGTATCAAGCCACTGATCGCCCGCCGCGGCACCGAACACGGCTCCGGACTGGGCATACACCGCTGGGTGATCGAGCAGACCTTCGCGCTGCTGCACTGGTTCCGCCGCCTGCGGATCCGCCGGGAGATCCGCGACGACATCCACGAAGCCTTCCTCAACCTGGCCTGCGGCATCATCTGCTGGCGCCGACTCCGCCTCTCATCGAATTAGGAGTTCTAAGGCATCCGGCTGGTCAACCCCTCCCGCTGGGAGGGCCACTGCCGGGTCTACTCCGGACACCTGCGCTCGATCACCTGTTGCAGCAACGGCCGGGCGTCCTACGGCGTGTGGGTTCCCGCGCCCGGCTCCGTGGTTCGTCTACGGCAACTGCCCCCTGAACGTCCGCGGCGTGGTACGCGTTGTCCACCTCGTCGACGAGAATGCCAAGGGACGCGGTGAAATGCTCGCGATCCCCCAGCCGCACGTTGCGGGCGAGCGCCACCTCGCAATGGCGTTGCGCGGTAACGACATCGCCGAGATGGATGCGCAACCAGCCCGCCAGCGCCCTGGTGCGCTCGCAGGTACCGCGTCGCGTGGGCCACAGCGGCGTCGTAGTCGCCTCGCTTCTCGCAGATGACGGCGAGGTCGTAGTGAGCCTCCGCCATCATGTGGCCAAGGCTGGGTCGACGTGCGAGGTCCATGTGCCGCAAAGCGTCCTCGAAGTCGCCGACCCGAGCACAGGCGTCGGCGAGCGCCCGGTGCGCGTGCGCCGCGCCCCACGCGAACTCAAGACTTCGCGAGGTCGACCTGTCCGCTTCGACCGCCAGGACGTACCCGCAGCCGGGACAGGTAGCTCCGCACCGTGGCGCGGGCGCTCGGCGGTGGCCGCTCCCCCCAGAGCTTGTCGATCAGGTCGCCGGCCGGGCCCCCTCGGTTCGGCTCCGCCGCCGGGATCGCCAGCACGCAGCGCTGACGCGGGTGCCCGACGTCCACCTCGCGACCGCGGTGACGGACCCCCACGCCATCGAGCAGCACAAAGTCGTGTCCCACGTGTTTCCCCCGCCCTCCAGCAGAGCGCACGGCGGCGGGCTCGACAAGCGGTAACGCGGTTGTTCAGGAGTTCATCCCGCGACGCTGGCATGATCGGATGGCGTGGGTGAGCACAAGGAACGCATGCTGGGCGGCGAGTGGTACCTCGACGAGCCTGACCTGGCAGAAGACCGGCGGCGGTGCGGGCACCTGCTCGACCGGTTCAACGCGACCCCGACGGACGAGGACGCCGAGCGCATGAAGATCCTCACCGAACTGCTCGACGGCTTCGGTCCCGGGACGCGCGTCCTCCCGCGATTCCTGTGCACCTACGGCTCGTTGATCACGATCGGCGCCAACAGCTTCGTCAACAACGACGCGTACTTCATGGACGACGCCCGGATCACGCTCGGTGACGACGTGCGCATCGGGCCGCGCGCGCAGCTGTTGACCGCGCTGCACCCCATGGAGGACCACGAGATGCGCCGCGAGGGCTGGGAGCGGCCCCTGCCGATCACCATCGGCGACAACGCCTGGCTCGGCGGCGGCGTGATCGTCTGCCCCGGCGTCACCATCGGCGCGAACGCGGTCGTGGGCGCGGGCAGCGTGGTCCTCCGCGACGTGCCGGAGCGGACGTTCGTCGCGGGCAATCCGGCGCGCCTCATCCGGCAGCTCTGATAACCGTAAGCACGGACGAACGGTTGACAGTGGCTTACCGTTAGCACAGACTTACCGAGTGACTGCTTCCGCCGCGACCGTGCTGGACGCCCTGGGTGACGGCAACCGCCGAGCGATCCTGGAACGGCTGGCCGCCGGTCCGGTGCCCGTCGGCGTCCTCGCCGACCAGCTCCCGATCTCGCGCCCGGCCGTGTCGCAGCACCTGAGGGTGCTCAAGGAGGCTGGCCTGGTGGTCGTGTCCGTGGTCGGCACGCGCCGCCTGTACCGGGTCGACCCGGCGGGCCTGAACGTGGTCCGGGAGTACTTCGACCGGTTCTGGTCGACCACCATGGACAACTTCGCGGCGCTGGCCGAGGCCGAGGCCGCCAAGGGAGACAGCTGAGATGAGCACGGAAATCAAGGTCCACCGCTCGGTGAACGTGCCGTTGGCACCGGAACGGGCCTTCGCCCTGTTCACCGCGCGGATGACCGAGTTCTGGCCGCGCGAGCACTCCATCGGCTCCTCGCCGCTCGACCGGGTCGTCGTCGAACCCCACGTCGGGGGCCGTTGGTACGAAAGGGGAACCGACGGCAGCGAATGCGACTGGGGACGGGTCGGCGAGTGGCAGCCGCCGCACCGCGTAGTGCTGCTGTGGCAGCTCGGCGCGGACTGGAAGTTCAATCCGGAGCTGGAGACCGAGGTCGAGGTGATCTTCACCGAGGCCGCTTCCGGGGGCACTCTGGTGGAGCTGCGGCACCGGCACCTGGAGCGCTACGGCGACCAGGCGCAGACCATGTACGCGGTCTTCGACTCGCCCGGAGGCTGGACCGGCACGCTGACCGCCTTCGCTGAGGCTGCCGCATGAGCAGCGCGATGACCCTCGCCATGCGGGAACGCGCCGACTTCGCGGACTTCCTCGGCAAGCTCACGCCCGGGCAGTGGGACCTGCCGACGTTGTGCGAGGGCTGGACCGTCCGCGACGTGGTCGCGCACGTGATCAGCTACGACGTGCTCGGCTGGCGCGGAACCCTCGGCCGGTTGGTGCGCGGGCGGTTCAGCCTCGACAAGAGCAACGCCATCGGCGTCGACGAGTACGTGGGCGCCGACCTCGTCGCTCTCCTGCGCACTTACGCGCGCCCGCGTGGCCTCACCACCGCGTTCGGCGGCAGGATCGCCTTGGTGGACGGCATGATCCACCAGCAGGACATCCGCCGTCCGCTGGGCCTGCCCCGGGAGATCCCGCACGACCGCCTGCTCGTCGCGCTCCGGTTCGCGCTGTTCGCTCCGCCCCTCGGCGCGGGCAAGCAGGTCCGCGGCCTCAGCCTCACCGCGACCGATCTGGAGTGGTCGCACGGCTCCGGCCCGGAGGTGCGAGGCCCCGGCGAAGCGCTCCTCATGGCCATCGCGGGCCGCTCCGCCGCGCTCTCCGACCTCACCGGCCCCGGTCTGCCCCTCCTCACGTCCCGCCTCACCTGAATCCTCCCCCCGCCCGCGATAGCGTGGATCATCCGGGGCGAGGAGGGCGTGGTGGATGAGTGCGGAGCGGCGGGCGCTGTGCCTCGGCGTCGGAGCGTTCTCCGAGGACGGGGATGACGAGCCCGATCTGGATGCGTGGCAACCCTTGCCGTTCGCAGCCGATCGCGTCCAGGCAGTGCGGACAGCGTTGGCGGAGCACGGCTACCGCTGCGTTCAGGTGGATGCCAATGGATTGACGGCCGCGGAGCTCGGCGGGCGTGTTCAGGCCGCGATTCGTTCTGCCGGATCGCGCGATGTGCTGGTCGTGCACGTGTTGAGTCACGGCCACCTCGCTTCGAGCGGCGTGTACGCGATCGGAGCGGACGGGGCGCACGATCCGGCCAGCAGCGTCGAGACCTGGCTCAGCGCGGTAGAGGACTTCCCCGACCGGCCGTTCACCCTGTTCCTGCTCGACCTCTGCCACTCCGGCTCCGCCACACGGTTGCCGCGGCATCCTGAGGTCACCAGCCCCGACGAGCGCCGCGCCTGGGTCATCGCCGCAGCCGGTGCGAGCGAGCCCGCCTACGACGGCCGCTTCTCCACTGCGGTCACCAACGTCCTGGCCGCGATCCGCAGCGGTGGGCTCGACATCCACGCCAGCCTCGAACACGTTCCGCTCGGCACCGTGATCACCAGCATCCGCCGCGAGGTCGACCGCCTCACCGGCGACGGCTACGGCCAACGCGTCACCGCGACCCCGTTCGACGGCGAATACCCAGAACTGCCGTTCTTCCCCAACCCCGCCTTCCACGACGATCCACTCCGCCGCGCCATCTCCCGCCTCGACACCGCCGTGGTGCCGTTCGTCGACGTCCGGCTCGACGCCGCCCACTTCCAAGATCGCGCCTCCGGCCGAGGACCGCTGCGCGACAGGATCCGCGTCGGCTGCTTCACCGGCAGAGCCGAGGAGCTGTCCCAGCTGTCGCAGTGGCTCTCCGGCGACAGCGGGCTCTGCGTCGTCACCGGCTCACCCGGCACCGGGAAGTCCGCGTTGCTCGGAATCCTCGTCTGCGCCGCGCATCCGCAGCTCCGAGAGTCCACTGCGGGCCTTTGGCGGCACGTCGAGGGCCGACCGCCTCGCACCGAGAACCTGATCGCCGTGCACGCCCGCCAGTGCAGCGTCGGCGAGCTCACCGCGTCGCTGGCCCGGCAGCTCGGAATCGCCGAGACATCCGATCCGCAGAAGCTTCTCGACGCGATCGGCGACGCTCGCCCGGTGATCGTCGTCGACGCGCTCGACGAGGCCATCGCACCGGAGGCTGTCCTCAGGGACGTGCTGATGGTGCTGCGCCCGGCTTGCCGCTTGCTGCTCGCGATGCGCCCGTGGGACGAGTTCTCCGTGCCGCGCTCCTCCGCGGACGTGCTCATCGACCTCGACGCCGTTCCCCCGAAACGAGTTCGCACGGAACTCACCCAGTACGTCGCCGAACTCCTTGAGTTCAGCAACATCCCCTACCCGTCGATCAGGACCCTGTTCTCCGAAAGCGTCGGCGCCGCACTCGCCGAGGAAGACGGGCCGTGGGGCGGGTTCCTCCTCGCGGGCATGATCACCCACCACGCCCTGAAGACCGCGATGCCCGCGACCCCGGCCGGCGCTGATGCCTGGCTGAAGGCCACTCTCCCGCTGACCCTGCCCGACCTGTTTGCCGCCGAGATCGCCCCCGAACGCGTCGGCCCGTGGGGACGCCCCGTCCTCATCGCCGTCGCCCACGCCCACGGCGCCGGAATGCCCTCCGACGTCATCCGTCGCCTCGCCACAGTGTTCGCAGGTTCCGAACCCACGGCCCACGACGTCCGCGACGCCCTCCGCCGGGCCCGCTTTTACCTGCGCACCAAGCCCGACAGCGACGGCACCACCCTCTACCGCTTGTTCCACCAGTCCCTCGTCGACCACCTCCGCACCGGCGACCACAGCGCCCTGCTCGACCACCTCGTCGAGTCCCGGCGTTGGCACCAGGCAACGCCTTACGTCCTCCGGCACGCACTCCAGCACGCCGCCGACGCGGGCCGCGCCGATGAGCTCCTTGAGGACCCCGAGTTCCTCGTCCACGCCGATCCCCACTGGATCGACCTCGACCACGCCCGGTCCGGCCGCGCCCGCCGCCTCGCGATGGTGTACCGCAACTCCCAAGACCAGCACTTCGACGCAGATTCCGTTTCACGACGCCAAATCCTCGCCGTCGACGCCGCCCGCTTCCAGGACAGCGAGCTGAGCCGGGAGTTCGCCACGACCTGGAAGCCCCTGTGGGCCACGGGAAACCACACCAACCCGGCGATCCGAGCCGTACTCGCCGTCGAGCCCGAATGTCAGATCTACGAGATCGACTGCGCGATCGTCGACGGTCTGCCGCTCGCTGTCGCTGTCTGTTCGGATCAGTCCGTCCGCGCGTGGAACCTCGCGACCACCGAGCAGATCGGCATCGAAGGGCTCGCTGCCGGCCGGCCTCACGTGAGGTGCACGACACTGCACGGCCGGCCGGTCGCAGTGATCTCCAGCGGGCACGACACGCTTGAGGTTCGGGAGCTTCCGTCACTGCGACGACTTCGGCACCACCACGTGGACAGCAGCTCCCAGGGACCGACGGATGTCCTCGGTCTGAGCTGCGTCGTGCGAGACGGCCGCACCATCGGCGCGCTGGCCACGAAGAACGCGGTCCGGACGTGGGACCTGGACACCGGCGCCCCGTTCGGGCCCCTGATCGAGAGCGAGCATGCGCTTCTCGCCGCCACCATCGGAATGCGGGACGAGCGACTGATCGTGATCACCGTGGACTCCGGCGAAGGGATCACGGTCTGGGACGCCACGACCGCGGAACCGACGCCCGCTCCAAGCGCCATGTCCGGCCCTGCCAGAAGACTGTCCTCGACGTCCGCGGTTGCCATCGCCGACGTCGGCGGCCGATCGGTGATCATGGCGGGCAGCCCCGACGGAAACGTCAGGATGCACAGCCTGGAGACCGGTGAGCTGGTCGGCGAACTCGTCGATGCCCACGTCTACCCGGTGGACCAGATCCACTGCATGACCTACGAGGGACGAGTTCTTGCCGTCGTCGTGCGACACTTCGACACGCTCCAGGTGTGGGACGTGGTCGAGCGGACCCCTGTCGGCAGGCGGACGCTGTCCGACTCGTCGCTGGAGACGTATCGGGTGAGCAGCACCACCATCGCCGACCGGCCGACGATCGTCGTCGGCCGAGGACGGTGGATCCAGCTCTGGGATGTCGCCACTCATCTCGTCGCACCGGAACAGGAGGGGCATGTCTTCGGCATCCTCCGCATCGCCTGCGTCGAAGCGCCGTCCGGAATGCTCGCCCTGACAAGCGATGGGACCACCCTGCGCGTCCGGGCGCTGGCCTCGGGTGAATCCGTCCGGCGACCGATCGATGTCGACCTGTTCCGGGCTGATTTCGTCGCGACCGCCCTCGACGGGCATCCCGTTGCGATGACCCTCGCCGAAGAAACCAGCCTGTCCCCGCGTCCCCGGTTGACGCGCTGGGACCTGACCCGCGACAGCGCGGGGCACCCCCTGCCGGAGAAGCCCGGGGGACCACACCTCCTCGCTTCCTCGGGGGAGCGGCCGATGGCGCTCACCCGGGTCGGAGGCCGGCCGCTCATGATCACTGCCGAGACGGAGGTCGGCGGGAACGCCGGTGACGTGCTCCGGGTATGGGACCTCGCGGCTGAGCGGAGAGTCGCC
The window above is part of the Allokutzneria albata genome. Proteins encoded here:
- a CDS encoding tetratricopeptide repeat protein; translated protein: MAVEADRSTSRSLEFAWGAAHAHRALADACARVGDFEDALRHMDLARRPSLGHMMAEAHYDLAVICEKRGDYDAAVAHATRYLRAHQGAGGLVAHPSRRCRYRATPLRGGARPQRAAGGSRAFHRVPWHSRRRGGQRVPRRGRSGGSCRRRTTEPGAGTHTP
- a CDS encoding AfsR/SARP family transcriptional regulator yields the protein MGHDFVLLDGVGVRHRGREVDVGHPRQRCVLAIPAAEPNRGGPAGDLIDKLWGERPPPSARATVRSYLSRLRVRPGGRSGQVDLAKS
- a CDS encoding sugar O-acetyltransferase, with the protein product MGEHKERMLGGEWYLDEPDLAEDRRRCGHLLDRFNATPTDEDAERMKILTELLDGFGPGTRVLPRFLCTYGSLITIGANSFVNNDAYFMDDARITLGDDVRIGPRAQLLTALHPMEDHEMRREGWERPLPITIGDNAWLGGGVIVCPGVTIGANAVVGAGSVVLRDVPERTFVAGNPARLIRQL
- a CDS encoding ArsR/SmtB family transcription factor → MTASAATVLDALGDGNRRAILERLAAGPVPVGVLADQLPISRPAVSQHLRVLKEAGLVVVSVVGTRRLYRVDPAGLNVVREYFDRFWSTTMDNFAALAEAEAAKGDS
- a CDS encoding SRPBCC family protein; protein product: MSTEIKVHRSVNVPLAPERAFALFTARMTEFWPREHSIGSSPLDRVVVEPHVGGRWYERGTDGSECDWGRVGEWQPPHRVVLLWQLGADWKFNPELETEVEVIFTEAASGGTLVELRHRHLERYGDQAQTMYAVFDSPGGWTGTLTAFAEAAA
- a CDS encoding maleylpyruvate isomerase family mycothiol-dependent enzyme — its product is MSSAMTLAMRERADFADFLGKLTPGQWDLPTLCEGWTVRDVVAHVISYDVLGWRGTLGRLVRGRFSLDKSNAIGVDEYVGADLVALLRTYARPRGLTTAFGGRIALVDGMIHQQDIRRPLGLPREIPHDRLLVALRFALFAPPLGAGKQVRGLSLTATDLEWSHGSGPEVRGPGEALLMAIAGRSAALSDLTGPGLPLLTSRLT
- a CDS encoding NACHT and WD repeat domain-containing protein, which gives rise to MSAERRALCLGVGAFSEDGDDEPDLDAWQPLPFAADRVQAVRTALAEHGYRCVQVDANGLTAAELGGRVQAAIRSAGSRDVLVVHVLSHGHLASSGVYAIGADGAHDPASSVETWLSAVEDFPDRPFTLFLLDLCHSGSATRLPRHPEVTSPDERRAWVIAAAGASEPAYDGRFSTAVTNVLAAIRSGGLDIHASLEHVPLGTVITSIRREVDRLTGDGYGQRVTATPFDGEYPELPFFPNPAFHDDPLRRAISRLDTAVVPFVDVRLDAAHFQDRASGRGPLRDRIRVGCFTGRAEELSQLSQWLSGDSGLCVVTGSPGTGKSALLGILVCAAHPQLRESTAGLWRHVEGRPPRTENLIAVHARQCSVGELTASLARQLGIAETSDPQKLLDAIGDARPVIVVDALDEAIAPEAVLRDVLMVLRPACRLLLAMRPWDEFSVPRSSADVLIDLDAVPPKRVRTELTQYVAELLEFSNIPYPSIRTLFSESVGAALAEEDGPWGGFLLAGMITHHALKTAMPATPAGADAWLKATLPLTLPDLFAAEIAPERVGPWGRPVLIAVAHAHGAGMPSDVIRRLATVFAGSEPTAHDVRDALRRARFYLRTKPDSDGTTLYRLFHQSLVDHLRTGDHSALLDHLVESRRWHQATPYVLRHALQHAADAGRADELLEDPEFLVHADPHWIDLDHARSGRARRLAMVYRNSQDQHFDADSVSRRQILAVDAARFQDSELSREFATTWKPLWATGNHTNPAIRAVLAVEPECQIYEIDCAIVDGLPLAVAVCSDQSVRAWNLATTEQIGIEGLAAGRPHVRCTTLHGRPVAVISSGHDTLEVRELPSLRRLRHHHVDSSSQGPTDVLGLSCVVRDGRTIGALATKNAVRTWDLDTGAPFGPLIESEHALLAATIGMRDERLIVITVDSGEGITVWDATTAEPTPAPSAMSGPARRLSSTSAVAIADVGGRSVIMAGSPDGNVRMHSLETGELVGELVDAHVYPVDQIHCMTYEGRVLAVVVRHFDTLQVWDVVERTPVGRRTLSDSSLETYRVSSTTIADRPTIVVGRGRWIQLWDVATHLVAPEQEGHVFGILRIACVEAPSGMLALTSDGTTLRVRALASGESVRRPIDVDLFRADFVATALDGHPVAMTLAEETSLSPRPRLTRWDLTRDSAGHPLPEKPGGPHLLASSGERPMALTRVGGRPLMITAETEVGGNAGDVLRVWDLAAERRVASLRHFSANQLEACACFSIGDLPVVATVDKSGFVRIWDIHNLTPVGEGFSSGAPTGIWPRIMGIDLAGRPAVVVVSPLRRERIELRDALIGEVLATPLPDLSATVLACCGQVLVASTVDGRAERPVTSLWLWDLVDECVLDEIPLPGLVQAAQLLPDGRLLVGVNSDLVVLQRKEKW